The DNA sequence TTTGCGATGTGGGTGTGGCTTGCCGTCTGGATGGCGATGAGCTGATTAGAAGTTCCGACTTCTACGATCTGGCGCAGATCTGAGACAGTTTGCGACGTTATCTTCGCGCCTTGATGTGTATCAAGTACGCATCACGGCTTCTGCGTGTAGTCTGTTCGTCGTTGGCGTGACATCGCCGACCTTGACGACAACGCATCGGAGGACGAGATGACCGCAACGATGAAAGCCGCCGTGGTGCGCGAATTCGGCAAGCCGCTGGTAATCGAGCATGTGCCGATACCGGAGCCGGGCCCCGGTCAGGTGCTGATCAAATACGAGGCGACCGGCGTCTGCCACACGGACCTGCATGCCGCCAACGGCGATTGGCCGGTAAAGCCAAAGCCGCCCTTCATTCCCGGACACGAAGGCGTCGGTTATGTCGCCAAGCTCGGCAGCGGCGTCGCACGGTTGAAGGAAGGCGACCGCGTCGGCGTGCCGTGGCTGCACACGGCCTGCGGCGGCTGCACGCCCTGCCGCACCGGCTGGGAAACGCTCTGCGGCAGCCAGCAGAACACCGGCTATTCCGTCAACGGCACCTTTGCCCAATATGGCCTTGCCGATCCGGACTTCGTCGGGCGCCTGCCGGCAAAACTCGAATTCGGAGCGGCCGCGCCAATCCTCTGCGCCGGCGTTACGGTCTATAAGGGTCTCAAGGAAACCGAGGTGCGTCCCGGCGAATGGGCGTTGATCTCCGGCATTGGCGGGCTCGGCCATATGGCGGTGCAATACGCCAAGGCGATGGGCATGCATGTTGCCGCGGTCGATATCTTTCCGGACAAGCTGGAACTTGCCAGGAAGCTCGGTGCCGACCTCGTGGTGAATGCGCGTGACAAGGACGCGGTCGAGCAGGTACAGAAGGCGACCGGCGGTGTGCATGGCGCACTGGTGACGGCGGTCGCACCCAAGGCGATGGAGCAGGCGTTCAACATGCTGCGCTCCAAGGGAACCATGGCGCTTGTCGGCCTGCCGCCCGGGCAGATGTGCGTGCCGATCTTCGATACGGTGCTGAAGCGCATCACCATCCGCGGTTCGATCGTCGGCACGCGCCAGGATCTGGAGGAGTCGCTGGAGTTTGCCGGCGAGGGCAAGGTCGCCTCGCACTTCACCTGGGACAAGATCGAGAACATCAACGCCATCTTCAAGCGCATGGAGGAAGGCAAGATCGACGGCCGGATCGTGCTCGACCTCAACGGTTGAAGCCGTTCACGGCCAGTAACAGAAGATTGTCTGTTCGATACCGCCCGCCGACTTATTCTGTTGCGGGCGGTTCTGTCTGCCGCCGCGGGAGAGCGAAACCGAAGGAGGCCGACATGCAGCAACCGACAATTACGCAGGCGATGATCGACGCCTATGACGAATACACGCACCTGACCCTCGATCGCCGTCGCTTCATGGAAAAACTTACCGGACTGGCTGGTTCCGCGGCCGCGGCCGCGGCGATCGCGCCGCTGCTTGCGGCCAACGGCGCCAAGGCGGAGATCGTTGCCGCAACCGACGCCCGGGTCGTGGGCGAGGACATTTCCTACCCCGGTGCGGACGGCGACATGAAAGGCTATCTCGTTCGGCCTGCGCAGATGAGCGGCAAGCTGCCCGCTGTCATCGTTATCCACGAGAACCGCGGACTCAACCCGCATATTCGCGACGTGGCACGGCGCATGGCGCTCGAAGGATTCCTGGCGCTGGCACCGGATTTCCTGTCGCCGTCGGGCGGAACACCCACCGACGAGGACAAGGCGCGCGAGATGATCGGCGCGCTCGACGCCGCGGCAACGACGGCGAATGCCGCAGCGACGGTGACGTTCCTCGAAGGACACCAGCAGTCGACCGGCAAGGTCGGTGCCATCGGCTTCTGCTGGGGCGGTGGGCTCGTCAATCGGCTCGCGGTCGGCTCACCGGATCTGAAGGCCGGTGTCGCCTATTATGGTGCGCAGCCAAAGGCGGAGGATGTGCCGAAGATCAAGGCGGCGCTGCTGCTGCACTATGCCGGGCTCGACGAGCGTATCAATGCCGGCATCGACGCCTATCAAAAGGCGCTCAAGGACAATGGCAAGGACGCGACGATCTATGTCTATGATGGTGTCAACCACGCCTTCAACAACGATACGTCGGCCGCCCGCTACGACAAGGCCGCAGCGGACCTTGCCTGGGGCCGGACGGTGGAGTTCCTGAAGGCCAAGCTCGCTTGAGCGCGTCTTAGCTCAGGCGGCAGCTGCCCGGATAATGTCGTCAGCGCAGGCGCGGATTGCCGTTGCGAGCGCTTCCATGTCGCGCTCGCGCGGACTGCTGCGCCGCCAGACGAGGCCGATCTCACGCGCCGGCTCGGGTGCAGCGAAGGGCACGATGCGGATCGAATTGCGCGCGGCCTCGGTCGCGATAGCGATCTCGGGGATCAGCGTCATGCCCATGCCGTTGGCGACCATCTGCAAGAGCGTCGTCATCGATGTGGCGCCGAAGCTGACGAGGCGCCGCTTGCCGGCCGTACTGCAGACGGCCAGCGCCTGGTCGCGCAGACAGTGACCCTCTTCGAGCAGCAGCAACTGCTCGACATCCACCTGATCCTCGGTCAGCGGCGACATCAGGATGTTTCGCTCGTCGTCCGCCATCGCCATGTAGAAACGGTCGGAGAAGAGCGGCTTCGTCGAAAGCCCCTCGGTTTCGATCGGCAGGGCGGCGACGACGGCGTCGAGCAGACCCTCTCCAAGATCCGCGACCAGTCGTGACGTTACTGATTCCTTCAGCTCAATTTCGATCGCCGGATAGACGCGCCGCAAATGCGGCACCAGTCGCGGCACGAGATAGGGCGCGAGCGTTGGAATGACGCCGATGCGGATCCGGCCCTCAAGCGTGCCGGAACTCGCGCGGGCGCTCTGCTCCAACTGGTCCACTTCGGCGAGGATGGCGCGGGTGCGGGCGAGCACCTCTTCGCCCTTGCGGGTGAGGAAAACGCCGCTGCGGCTGCGTTCCACCAGCTTCACGCCCAAGTGGCTTTCCATTTCCATGATCTGGGCCGAGAGCGCCGGCTGGCTGACATGGACCAGTTCGGCGGCCTTGCCGAAGTGGCGAGCGGAGGCAAGCGCCTCGAAATAGCGCATCTGTCGTAGTGTAATCATGATAGGAAAATCCTATCGATTTTTAATTTATATGCAATTGGAGATTATCGAAACCCTATGGGAAAACCGCCTTGCCAAAGCGTCCGGGCTTTGAGCGCCGCGCGAATTGCGGCTGGCAGCCGCCGCGGCTGCGATCGGGCAGCCTGTCCGATTTCCCGGGCGCGAAACCCTTTGACAGGAGGACGCGATGTCAGATCGCCCCATATTGACCACGAGTGCCGGAGCCCCGGTGCCCGACAACCAGAATTCCCTGACCGCCGGCCCACGCGGTGGCGTCATGATGCAGGACTACCAGCTTATCGAGAAGCTGTCGCATCAAAACCGCGAGCGCATCCCCGAGCGCGCCGTACACGCCAAAGGCTGGGGTGCCTATGGCACGCTGAAGATCACCGGCGATATCTCCAAGTACACCAAGGCCAAGGTGCTGCAGCCGGGCACTGAGACCCCGATGCTGGCGCGCTTCTCCACAGTTGCGGGCGAGCAGGGTGCTGCCGACGCCGAACGCGACGTGCGCGGCTTCGCGCTGAAGTTCTATACGCCTGAAGGCAACTGGGATCTGGTCGGCAACAACACGCCGATCTTCTTCGTCCGCGATGCGTATAAATTTCCGGACTTCATCCACACCCAGAAGCGCCATCCGAAGACCAACCTTCGTTCGGCGACTGCCATGTGGGATTTCTGGTCGCTTTCGCCGGAAAGCCTGCACCAGGTCACGATCCTGATGTCCGATCGTGGATGTCCGGTGTCGCCGCTGCACATGAACGGCTATGGTTCGCACACGTTCTCATTCTGGAACGACGCCGGCGAGCGCTACTGGGTCAAGTTCCATTTCAAGACCCAGCACGGCCACAAGTTCTATACCAATGCGGAAGCCGCCGAGGTGATCGGCCGGACGCGCGAAAGCTACCAGGAAGCGCTCTATGGCGCAGTCGAGAAAGGCAACTATCCGCGCTGGACGCTGCAGGTGCAGATCATGCCGGAACTCGATGCCGAGAAGACTGCCTACAATCCCTTCGACGTCACCAAGGTCTGGCCGCATGCGGACTATCCGCCGATCGAGGTCGGCGTGCTGGAACTCAACCGCAATCCCGAGAACTACTTCGCCGAGGTCGAGAACGCCGCCTTTTCGCCATCGAACATCGTGCCCGGCATCGGCTTCTCTCCGGACAAGATGCTGCAGGCGCGGCTCTTCTCCTATGCCGATGCCCACCGCTATCGGCTCGGCACGCACTACGAGCACATCCCGGTCAACCGGCCGAAATGCCCTGTTCATCACTATCACCGTGATGGCCAGATGAACACGTTCGGCGGTATCCAGACCGGCAATCCGGACGCCTACTACGAGCCGAACTCGTTCAACGGTCCCGTCGAGCAGCCATCCGCGATGGAGCCACCGCTTCGCATCAGTGGCGATATGGCACGCTACGATCACCGCGAAGGCAACGACGACTACAGCCAGCCGCGGGCCCTCTTCAACCTGTTCGATGCCGGTCAGAAGGCGCGCCTCTTCGCAAACATCGCCGCCGCGATGGGCGGCGTGCCGGGCTCGATCGTTGAGCGCCAGCTTGCGCATTTCAAGCTCGTCCATCCGGACTACGAAGCCGGCGTGCGAGCGGCGCTTCACGCAGCGCACGCCTATGAAGCAGAGGCGGTCGGCACCGCTGCCGAATAGGCGGTGCGCGCGCCGACTGCCGCATCAAACAAAAAGGCCACGCATCCGGTGATGCGTGGCATTTTTTTAGATCTCTACCGGCTCTTACCAGCCCGGCAGCATATGGCTCTGCCTGAGGCGCGGATAACGCGGGAAGCCCTTGATATCGGCTTCGAGATCGTCATTGGCGCTGATCGGAGTGATGTTGTCGAGGCAGGCGGTGATGTGGTTGCTGATCGCGTTGGAAAGCGAAGGCGACAGGCCCGGCCGCTTCATGATGCCGATCTGCACCGGGGCTAGCGCCGGGAAGCCATCGGCAAGCGTCAGCACCTTCATGCCGGGACGAAGCGCCGATTCCGGCAGCACCGAAACGGCCATGCCGGCAAGAACCGCGGCAGCGACAACCGTCGATGACCAGCTAGTGAACAGGATCTGGTATTCCCGCCCGGTCGCGTCGAGTGCCGCGCAGGCGGCCTGCCGCCACAGACAGTCGCGCCTTCCGACGGCAAGCGGGATCGGTGCATTTTCCGGCAGCGGGTGGTTGATCGAGCTCACCCAGCACAGCGGCTCCGTTCGCACCACGTCGGAAGCGCGGGCACGCGGATTGTGCGTGACGAGCGCGATGTCAAGGTCGCCCTTGGCCATCTTCTCGGCGAGGTCCACGGAGGGCTCGCAGACGATGTAAAGCTCGACATTCGGATGCGTCTTGGCGAAACGCATGATGATCTCGGGCATGTAGCGATCGGCGTAATCGTCGGGCGTGCCGATCCGGAGCGTGCCTTCGAGGCGATTGTCGTCGAAGGAAGCGATCGCCTCGTTGTTGAGGCGGATCATCCGGCGTGCGAAATTGAGCAGCCGGTCGCCCTCGACCGTCAGCCGATTGCCGCGGCCATCCTTCATGAACAGCGCCTTGCCGATGCGTTCTTCCAGGCGGCGCATCTGCATGGAAACGGCGGATTGAGTCTTGAAGACCCGGTCGGCCGCCTTGGTGAAGCTGCCCGTGTCGGCGATCGCGACAAAGGTCTGGAGCTGGTCGATATCGAGCGGTGCGGACATGGCCGTGGTGCATCCATAAAATTGTTTGATGAATATCATTAAAAACATTCGTTGGACTGATCAATAAGGATTTGCGATCTATCAGGGGCAAATTCATCGATCCCCGGCCGGCAATTTCGCCGGCGATTCCCAAACCTTTTGGCCCGCCCCTGCGTTTGACCTCCCCGCAGGGGATGGGCCTCTTCGTGCCTGAAAGGAGAATTGTCATGCGCACGACACAGCACGTCCTCGATCTCGACCTCGTTGCAGGAAAGCAGTCCTATGCCTCCCGCGCCGCCGGCGTGACAGGCATGCTGACGTCCGCATGGCGCATGCTCCTGAACCGATACGCGATCGGCCGTCTGAATGACCTGGATGACCGCCAGCTCCTCGATATGGGGCTGAAGCGAGAAGATGTGCGTGAGGCGATCACCTCGCCCTTCTTCGACAATCCGGCGAGCTATCTGACGCGCGCCTCGCGAAACCGGGCGAGCCTCTTCTACAAGGGGACCCGCCACGACTGACCCTTGACGAGTTGGAGCGGGATGAAAGCGGGGAACCGCACCCTCGGCCCGCTTCACGGCGCATCCCGCCGCTTAGGGTGTGCCAGTCGAGCATGATCCGCGAAAGCCAGCCGCCGCCGCGGATCATGCTGCGAAATTCAGAGTTCGGCGCTGCTGACCCTTAGAGGCCGCGCGTCCAAACGTTCCCCGCAGGGTAGAGCCAATAGACCCTGCCGCTTGGCCCGGTACATGACCAAGACATGTACCGGGCCTTTTTCTTTTGAGATTTGCTCAGGCAAGCGCGCACGCTCTCGGGCGCAGCAGGTTGCGCCGTCCAACGGAGGCATCGATAGGGAAGGGCGTTTCAGCTCTTGGTGCTGGGGCCGGTCTTGTAGATGTCGAACAGGGCCTCGACGTTCTTCTGATATTCCTTCTGCATCTCCAGCCCGGTGTCGAACATGCTGTTCATCACTTGGGAGAACTGGGCAAGAGCCGGATTGTCCGGTGCCGGCTTCTGCGAGCCGGTCGCGCCTGCCTGCATCATGTCCTGAAACGCCTTGACGAAGGGGTTGTCGGCAAAGACGTCGGCCGTCTTGGGCTTCTCTTCCTTCTTGGCCATGCCGAAGAAGCCCTGCATCGCCTGGGTGAACGGATTGTCGAAGGGGTTCGGTTGCGGCTCCGGCTTCTTGGCAAAGCCGGCCGCTTCCATCCACTGGCGCATGGCCGTGGCCATCGGGTTATTGGCGAATGCGTCGCTTGCGGCGGCGAATTGCCCCGTCGTCTGCTTGAACAGCCCGCCCATCAGCGTGTCGGCCATGACAGGCAGCATCTGCTTGTAGATCTCCTGGCTGATGCCAGTGACCTGGGCGGCCTGCGCGGCGATCGCGCGCGACATTTCCTTCGAGCCGAACAACTGCCCGAGAACGCCGTTGCCGTCGACCATGCCTTGCGGCGTGAAGGCCTGGCTCATGTCTTCGAAGTATTTGGCATAGTTGCCGCTGCCGAGCGCCGTGAGCAACGCGCCGAAGTCATACGGGTTGGCGGTGTTGCGCTTGAAGGCGGCCGAGAAGGCGGGCAGCAGGGCCGCCGTCGCCTTCGTCATCTGCTCCTGGGCGAGGCCGAATTGTTGAGCCATCAGTTCGATGGCCTTACCGTTCTGCGCCTGTGCGAACATGTCAAAAAGCGGTGCCATGCCAATTCCCCTTCGGCATCTCTACGCGCGGCGCTAAAAGCGACGCATATCCTTGCACTATAACGGGAAATCGGGGGCTGGAAACCGCTTTTTGAGAGCGCCTGGCGGGCGCCTCAATATTGGTATTCGGCGAAGACAGGTTCGACTGATCCACTCCAGCGACCATTGTAGAGCGCCAGCAGATCTTCGGCGAGCGTCGCCTTCTTGGCGAGCACCTCGTCGAGCGGCGCCAGGAACTGGCTTTCGTCGATGCCGTCGCCGTTCAGCCGGTTGCGGCGCTTCAGGCCGCCGCGCGAAATAGCGATGACTTCGCGGGCAACGTCATGGAGGTTGCCAGCGCGGAATTTTGTCGCAAGCGCCTGCACTGGCACTGCGTCGCGCATAGCGCTCACCTCCTCGAAGGTCCAGTCGCGCGTCAGTGTCTCGGCGGCATCGAGCGCTTCGCGGTCGTAGAGCAGGCCGACCCAGAAGGCCGGCAGTGCGCAGATCCGCCGCCACGGCCCGCCATCGGCGCCGCGCATTTCGAGGAAGCGCTTGAGCCTGACGTCGGGGAACAACGTCGAAAGATGGTTCGTCCAGTCGCCCATGTTCGGCTGCCAGTCGGCAATTTCGCCCTTGAGCGCGCCGGCCATGAACTGGCGGAACGTGACGTGGGTACAGTCGTGATAGTGGCCGTCACGCACGACGAAGTACATCGGCACGTCGAGCGCCCATTCGACATAGTCGGCAAAGCCGAAATCCGGACCGAACGCGGGCGGCAGCAGGCCGGCACGCTGGTTGTCGGTGTCGCGCCAGATGTCGCCGCGCCAGGAGAGGAGGCCGTTCGGCTTGCCGTCGGTAAAGGGCGAGCTTGCAAACAGCGCCGTTGAAAGCGGCTGCAGCTTCAGTGACACCTGCATCTTGCGGCGCATGTCCTCTTCCGAGGAGAAGTCGAGGTTCACCTGGATCGTGCAGGTGCGATACATCATGTCGAGGCCCTTGGTGCCGACCTTGGGCATGTAGCGGCTCATGATGCCATAGCGCGATTTCGGCATGCGCGGGGTTTCGTCAAAGGTCCACTTCGGGCTACCGCCGATGCCGAGGAAGCGGATGCCGAGCGGCTCGGCGACTTCGCGCAGAACCGCGAGGTGCTGGTTCGATTCCTTGCAGGTCTGGTGCAGGTTTTCCAGTGGCGCGCCGGAAAGCTCGAACTGGCCGCCCGGCTCCAGCGAGATCGCACCGTTGCCCGACTGCTCCGCCAGGCCGATGATATTGCCTTCGTCGACGATCGGTTCCCAGCCGCTCTTTTCAGCCATGCCGTTCAGAAGCGCCTGGATGCTGGCCTCGCCGAAATAGGGAACGGGGCTGTTGTCCGCCTTAAAGAAGGCGAACTTTTCGTGCTCCGTGCCGATCCGGAACCGCTCCTCCGGTTTCGAACCTTCTGCCAGATAGGCGGTCAGGTCAGCAACAGAGGTTACCGGCGTCTGGTCGGTGGTATCTCGGGCCATGAGCGTCTTCTTTTGTTTGGGCGGTTCCCACTGGATAGCGGGAGTTGATGCAGGCTGCTTGAACCGTAATCAGGTGCGGTGCAAGTCAATTTCTTTCAAGATCTCATCAAAAAAAGTAGGACGATTGCTTGCGCTGGAGCAAGCTCCGTGGAACTGGGTATCGCCGACCCAACCGTACCTTGTCTTTAAGAGACCACCTTCTCCTAGGAGAAAGTGCTGCACCCTGGTTGCTCCGGAGCGACCGGCTATCGCCAGTCGCCGACAGTGGCCTGAATGACCGCCATGGCCGCGACGGCCGCGGTGTCGGCCCTCAAGATCCGCGGTCCGAGCGGAATGGCGCTGACGAAGTCGAGGCTGCGCAGCAGCGTCCGTTCGGCGTCCGAGAAGCCGCCCTCCGGACCGATCAGCAGAGCAAGCTTCTCCTCCTTGATTCCGGAAAGGACCGGCAGCGGATTCTGGCTGTCGCTGCCTTCGTCGCAGAAGATGATGCGCCGGTCGCTGGGCCAGGCGGAAAGCACGTCCTCCAGCCGGCGCGGTTCTTCGACATCGGGAATGCCGAGCACGCCGCATTGTTCGGCCGCCTCGATGACATTGGCACGGACCCGCTCGATGTTGCCGAGCTTGCCCTGCACATGCTGCGTCATGACCGGCTGCAGCACGCCTGCGCCCATTTCGACGGCCTTCTGCACGAGGTAGTCGAGGCGCCCGACCTTGAGCGGCGCGAAGAGATAGACGAGATCGCAGGGTTCCGGCTGCGGCCGCGTCTGTTCGACTGATGTCAGTACCAGCTTTTTCTTGCTGGCGAAGGAGAGCTTCGCACGCCACTCGCCGTCACGTCCGTTGAAGACGAGGATGGACGAGCCTTCCTCATAGCGAAGCACGTTGATGAGGTAGTTGAACTGTTCCTTCGTCGCCTCCTGGGTGGAGCCGGCGTGGAGAGCGTGCTCGACGAACAGTCGCTGCATGCGAAAATTGGCGCGCATATCGGGGCCTTCACATGAAAATGCTGGAGAGGATGAAATAGAGGACGGCCGACAGCGCGGCCGAGGCGGGGACGGTGATGACCCATGCGCCGACGATCGTCAGGAAATGCGAGCGGCGGACCAGGCGCCGGCGCCGCACTTCGGCGAAGTTGGTCTCCGCCGTTTCCATGAAGTCGGTCTGGCCTGTCTTCTGCCGGACATATTGCAGGCGACGCTTGGAATTGCGGATGTACCATTCACGGAAGAAGCCGACGCCGAAGACGGCGCCAACGGCGGTGTGCGTCGAACTGATCGGCAGTCCGAGCGCAGACGCAAGAAGTACCGTGACCGCGGTGGCGAGGGCCACGCAGAAGGCGCGCATGGGGTTGAGCTTGGTGATCTCCTGGCCGACGACGCGGATGAGCTTCGGGCCGTAGAGAAGCAGGCCGATCGAAATGCCAAGCGCACCGATCGCCAGTTCCCACAGGGGTGCCGGCGATTTCTCGGTGGTAATGACGCCGTCCAGGGCAGAAACAATCGCGGACAGCGGGCCGATCGCGTTGGAGACGTCGTTGGCGCCGTGCGCGAAGGAGAGAAGTGCCGCAGCCAGAATGAGCGGCGCCCGAAACAGCTTGCGAAGTGACTGGTTGCGATTGTCCAGTCCTTCTGACTGTTTGTAGATCCACGGCTTGGTCAGAAAATAGACGACAGTACCGATGATGACGCCGAGGCCAAGTCCCGTTGGCAACGAGATTGCCGCAACCTGGACCAGGGCGATCTCCGCGAGATATGCGGTGAAGCAGCCCGCGGTGACACAGAGAATGACCGGCATCCATCGCCTTGCTGCGGCGATCTTGTCCTCGCGGTAGATGATGAATTCCTTGAGGAAAGCAAGGAAAGCGGCGGCTATCGCGCCGCCAAGCAGTGGCGAGACCGACCAGCTCATTGTGATGCCGGCAAGGGACCACCATTGAACGCTGGAAAAACCGGCCGCGGCAATGCCGGCGCCGACGATACCGCCGATGATCGAGTGTGT is a window from the Ensifer adhaerens genome containing:
- the adhP gene encoding alcohol dehydrogenase AdhP — encoded protein: MTATMKAAVVREFGKPLVIEHVPIPEPGPGQVLIKYEATGVCHTDLHAANGDWPVKPKPPFIPGHEGVGYVAKLGSGVARLKEGDRVGVPWLHTACGGCTPCRTGWETLCGSQQNTGYSVNGTFAQYGLADPDFVGRLPAKLEFGAAAPILCAGVTVYKGLKETEVRPGEWALISGIGGLGHMAVQYAKAMGMHVAAVDIFPDKLELARKLGADLVVNARDKDAVEQVQKATGGVHGALVTAVAPKAMEQAFNMLRSKGTMALVGLPPGQMCVPIFDTVLKRITIRGSIVGTRQDLEESLEFAGEGKVASHFTWDKIENINAIFKRMEEGKIDGRIVLDLNG
- a CDS encoding dienelactone hydrolase family protein, producing the protein MQQPTITQAMIDAYDEYTHLTLDRRRFMEKLTGLAGSAAAAAAIAPLLAANGAKAEIVAATDARVVGEDISYPGADGDMKGYLVRPAQMSGKLPAVIVIHENRGLNPHIRDVARRMALEGFLALAPDFLSPSGGTPTDEDKAREMIGALDAAATTANAAATVTFLEGHQQSTGKVGAIGFCWGGGLVNRLAVGSPDLKAGVAYYGAQPKAEDVPKIKAALLLHYAGLDERINAGIDAYQKALKDNGKDATIYVYDGVNHAFNNDTSAARYDKAAADLAWGRTVEFLKAKLA
- a CDS encoding hydrogen peroxide-inducible genes activator — protein: MITLRQMRYFEALASARHFGKAAELVHVSQPALSAQIMEMESHLGVKLVERSRSGVFLTRKGEEVLARTRAILAEVDQLEQSARASSGTLEGRIRIGVIPTLAPYLVPRLVPHLRRVYPAIEIELKESVTSRLVADLGEGLLDAVVAALPIETEGLSTKPLFSDRFYMAMADDERNILMSPLTEDQVDVEQLLLLEEGHCLRDQALAVCSTAGKRRLVSFGATSMTTLLQMVANGMGMTLIPEIAIATEAARNSIRIVPFAAPEPAREIGLVWRRSSPRERDMEALATAIRACADDIIRAAAA
- the katA gene encoding catalase KatA, translating into MSDRPILTTSAGAPVPDNQNSLTAGPRGGVMMQDYQLIEKLSHQNRERIPERAVHAKGWGAYGTLKITGDISKYTKAKVLQPGTETPMLARFSTVAGEQGAADAERDVRGFALKFYTPEGNWDLVGNNTPIFFVRDAYKFPDFIHTQKRHPKTNLRSATAMWDFWSLSPESLHQVTILMSDRGCPVSPLHMNGYGSHTFSFWNDAGERYWVKFHFKTQHGHKFYTNAEAAEVIGRTRESYQEALYGAVEKGNYPRWTLQVQIMPELDAEKTAYNPFDVTKVWPHADYPPIEVGVLELNRNPENYFAEVENAAFSPSNIVPGIGFSPDKMLQARLFSYADAHRYRLGTHYEHIPVNRPKCPVHHYHRDGQMNTFGGIQTGNPDAYYEPNSFNGPVEQPSAMEPPLRISGDMARYDHREGNDDYSQPRALFNLFDAGQKARLFANIAAAMGGVPGSIVERQLAHFKLVHPDYEAGVRAALHAAHAYEAEAVGTAAE
- a CDS encoding LysR substrate-binding domain-containing protein, giving the protein MSAPLDIDQLQTFVAIADTGSFTKAADRVFKTQSAVSMQMRRLEERIGKALFMKDGRGNRLTVEGDRLLNFARRMIRLNNEAIASFDDNRLEGTLRIGTPDDYADRYMPEIIMRFAKTHPNVELYIVCEPSVDLAEKMAKGDLDIALVTHNPRARASDVVRTEPLCWVSSINHPLPENAPIPLAVGRRDCLWRQAACAALDATGREYQILFTSWSSTVVAAAVLAGMAVSVLPESALRPGMKVLTLADGFPALAPVQIGIMKRPGLSPSLSNAISNHITACLDNITPISANDDLEADIKGFPRYPRLRQSHMLPGW
- a CDS encoding DUF1127 domain-containing protein; the encoded protein is MRTTQHVLDLDLVAGKQSYASRAAGVTGMLTSAWRMLLNRYAIGRLNDLDDRQLLDMGLKREDVREAITSPFFDNPASYLTRASRNRASLFYKGTRHD
- a CDS encoding DUF937 domain-containing protein, which produces MAPLFDMFAQAQNGKAIELMAQQFGLAQEQMTKATAALLPAFSAAFKRNTANPYDFGALLTALGSGNYAKYFEDMSQAFTPQGMVDGNGVLGQLFGSKEMSRAIAAQAAQVTGISQEIYKQMLPVMADTLMGGLFKQTTGQFAAASDAFANNPMATAMRQWMEAAGFAKKPEPQPNPFDNPFTQAMQGFFGMAKKEEKPKTADVFADNPFVKAFQDMMQAGATGSQKPAPDNPALAQFSQVMNSMFDTGLEMQKEYQKNVEALFDIYKTGPSTKS
- a CDS encoding glutamate--cysteine ligase encodes the protein MARDTTDQTPVTSVADLTAYLAEGSKPEERFRIGTEHEKFAFFKADNSPVPYFGEASIQALLNGMAEKSGWEPIVDEGNIIGLAEQSGNGAISLEPGGQFELSGAPLENLHQTCKESNQHLAVLREVAEPLGIRFLGIGGSPKWTFDETPRMPKSRYGIMSRYMPKVGTKGLDMMYRTCTIQVNLDFSSEEDMRRKMQVSLKLQPLSTALFASSPFTDGKPNGLLSWRGDIWRDTDNQRAGLLPPAFGPDFGFADYVEWALDVPMYFVVRDGHYHDCTHVTFRQFMAGALKGEIADWQPNMGDWTNHLSTLFPDVRLKRFLEMRGADGGPWRRICALPAFWVGLLYDREALDAAETLTRDWTFEEVSAMRDAVPVQALATKFRAGNLHDVAREVIAISRGGLKRRNRLNGDGIDESQFLAPLDEVLAKKATLAEDLLALYNGRWSGSVEPVFAEYQY
- a CDS encoding 16S rRNA (uracil(1498)-N(3))-methyltransferase; translation: MRANFRMQRLFVEHALHAGSTQEATKEQFNYLINVLRYEEGSSILVFNGRDGEWRAKLSFASKKKLVLTSVEQTRPQPEPCDLVYLFAPLKVGRLDYLVQKAVEMGAGVLQPVMTQHVQGKLGNIERVRANVIEAAEQCGVLGIPDVEEPRRLEDVLSAWPSDRRIIFCDEGSDSQNPLPVLSGIKEEKLALLIGPEGGFSDAERTLLRSLDFVSAIPLGPRILRADTAAVAAMAVIQATVGDWR
- a CDS encoding inorganic phosphate transporter; this encodes MAQPRIRLAKQTLDKDLDKLSLAEEASQHVRRSLAAPALAGLFLLLSMAFAASFVTSSASAPIIIAAAAIAGYMAMNIGANDVTNNVGAAVGAKAMSMATALIIAAIFEVAGAMLAGRQVALTIEAGIVYGEDVLGPQTIVWIMMAALASAAAWINIATYSGAPVSTTHSIIGGIVGAGIAAAGFSSVQWWSLAGITMSWSVSPLLGGAIAAAFLAFLKEFIIYREDKIAAARRWMPVILCVTAGCFTAYLAEIALVQVAAISLPTGLGLGVIIGTVVYFLTKPWIYKQSEGLDNRNQSLRKLFRAPLILAAALLSFAHGANDVSNAIGPLSAIVSALDGVITTEKSPAPLWELAIGALGISIGLLLYGPKLIRVVGQEITKLNPMRAFCVALATAVTVLLASALGLPISSTHTAVGAVFGVGFFREWYIRNSKRRLQYVRQKTGQTDFMETAETNFAEVRRRRLVRRSHFLTIVGAWVITVPASAALSAVLYFILSSIFM